The Mangifera indica cultivar Alphonso chromosome 8, CATAS_Mindica_2.1, whole genome shotgun sequence genome has a window encoding:
- the LOC123222726 gene encoding uncharacterized protein LOC123222726 yields the protein MGNCVFRGFGEMEEMIRVVTSNGGIMELYAPITAENITNEFPGHAIYRTRDFFSQPLLHTEELHAGNLYYLLPLNDKFTRQNANLSSSSSSLVAPYRMSLDNQKILKRSESEVLPRYNSSGVWKVKLVISPEQLAEILAQEARTEALIESVRTVAKCGNAVASSVANSDQWSVSSSWKGLSDKHVVDT from the coding sequence atgggAAATTGTGTGTTCAGAGGATTTGGAGAAATGGAAGAAATGATAAGAGTGGTTACTTCAAACGGGGGGATAATGGAGCTCTACGCACCCATCACCGCTGAAAACATAACCAACGAGTTCCCTGGCCACGCCATATATCGCACACGTGACTTCTTCTCTCAACCTCTTCTACACACCGAAGAGCTCCACGCAGGTAACTTGTATTATCTCCTGCCACTCAACGATAAGTTCACAAGACAAAACGCCAATCTATCCTCCTCTTCGTCATCTTTAGTGGCACCCTACCGCATGTCACTTGATAATCAAAAGATATTGAAGAGAAGTGAGTCTGAAGTGCTGCCAAGGTATAATAGCAGCGGGGTTTGGAAGGTTAAGTTGGTTATAAGTCCAGAGCAGTTGGCAGAGATACTGGCACAGGAGGCCCGAACAGAAGCGTTGATTGAGAGCGTGAGGACAGTGGCTAAGTGTGGCAATGCTGTGGCTTCTTCGGTGGCCAATTCTGATCAGTGGAGTGTGTCTAGTAGTTGGAAGGGACTGTCAGATAAACATGTTGTGGATACTTAG
- the LOC123223184 gene encoding RNA-binding protein 24-B-like isoform X2 — MNKKKMVGGNNTGEYNDTTFTKIFVGGLAWETQRDTMRRYFEQFGEILEAVVITDKNTGRSKGYGFVTFKDPEAAMRACQNPSPVIDGRRANCNLASLGAHKTRPPTPQHGSGRFRPTSGLAAPPSYQGFSSAYINQPTNQYTFPYSSYGFTGYSQDTMYPLNYYNLYGGQQLSPYFTAGSPASPGMFQNMYPFYAQYAQSSQAQGFGIQYPQMLQYPYLPQQYGTTGILSLPSSMPVTTSSTGVTTTTIGVTATGTGASSQAPAATSEQNSST; from the exons atgaataaaaaaaag ATGGTGGGTGGTAACAATACAGGAGAATACAATGACACAACTTTTACCAAAATCTTTGTTGGGGGTTTGGCTTGGGAGACACAAAGAGATACCATGAGACGCTATTTTGAGCAGTTTGGAGAGATCCTTGAGGCTGTTGTTATCACAGACAAGAACACCGGGAGATCTAAGGGTTATGGCTTT GTCACATTCAAGGATCCAGAGGCGGCCATGAGAGCATGTCAAAACCCATCACCTGTCATTGATGGAAGGCGGGCAAACTGCAATCTTGCATCCCTTGGTGCACACAAGACTCGTCCACCAACTCCTCAACATG GTTCTGGGCGATTTAGACCAACATCTGGATTGGCAGCTCCGCCTTCTTATCAAGGCTTCTCATCTGCATACATCAATCAACCTACCAATCAGTACACATTTCCTTATTCATCTTACGG GTTTACTGGATATTCACAAGACACCATGTACCCTTTG AACTACTACAATCTTTATGGCGGCCAACAATTGTCACCTTACTTCACCGCTGGGTCACCAGCAAGTCCAGGAATGTTCCAAAATATGTATCCGTTTTATGCTCAATATGCACAAAGTAGTCAAGCTCAAGGGTTTGGAATTCAATATCCCCAAATGCTGCAGTACCCATATTTGCCTCAGCAGTATGGCACAACTGGAATCCTGTCACTTCCCTCTTCTATGCCAGTGACAACTTCTAGCACAG GTGTAACTACAACAACAATCGGGGTGACTGCAACAGGAACAGGTGCTTCTTCACAAGCACCTGCAGCAACTTCTGAACAAAATTCATCCACCTAA
- the LOC123223184 gene encoding RNA-binding protein 24-B-like isoform X1 — protein sequence MSQPRQFQMVGGNNTGEYNDTTFTKIFVGGLAWETQRDTMRRYFEQFGEILEAVVITDKNTGRSKGYGFVTFKDPEAAMRACQNPSPVIDGRRANCNLASLGAHKTRPPTPQHGSGRFRPTSGLAAPPSYQGFSSAYINQPTNQYTFPYSSYGFTGYSQDTMYPLNYYNLYGGQQLSPYFTAGSPASPGMFQNMYPFYAQYAQSSQAQGFGIQYPQMLQYPYLPQQYGTTGILSLPSSMPVTTSSTGVTTTTIGVTATGTGASSQAPAATSEQNSST from the exons ATGTCTCAACCACGACAATTTCAGATGGTGGGTGGTAACAATACAGGAGAATACAATGACACAACTTTTACCAAAATCTTTGTTGGGGGTTTGGCTTGGGAGACACAAAGAGATACCATGAGACGCTATTTTGAGCAGTTTGGAGAGATCCTTGAGGCTGTTGTTATCACAGACAAGAACACCGGGAGATCTAAGGGTTATGGCTTT GTCACATTCAAGGATCCAGAGGCGGCCATGAGAGCATGTCAAAACCCATCACCTGTCATTGATGGAAGGCGGGCAAACTGCAATCTTGCATCCCTTGGTGCACACAAGACTCGTCCACCAACTCCTCAACATG GTTCTGGGCGATTTAGACCAACATCTGGATTGGCAGCTCCGCCTTCTTATCAAGGCTTCTCATCTGCATACATCAATCAACCTACCAATCAGTACACATTTCCTTATTCATCTTACGG GTTTACTGGATATTCACAAGACACCATGTACCCTTTG AACTACTACAATCTTTATGGCGGCCAACAATTGTCACCTTACTTCACCGCTGGGTCACCAGCAAGTCCAGGAATGTTCCAAAATATGTATCCGTTTTATGCTCAATATGCACAAAGTAGTCAAGCTCAAGGGTTTGGAATTCAATATCCCCAAATGCTGCAGTACCCATATTTGCCTCAGCAGTATGGCACAACTGGAATCCTGTCACTTCCCTCTTCTATGCCAGTGACAACTTCTAGCACAG GTGTAACTACAACAACAATCGGGGTGACTGCAACAGGAACAGGTGCTTCTTCACAAGCACCTGCAGCAACTTCTGAACAAAATTCATCCACCTAA
- the LOC123223184 gene encoding RNA-binding protein 24-B-like isoform X3: MVGGNNTGEYNDTTFTKIFVGGLAWETQRDTMRRYFEQFGEILEAVVITDKNTGRSKGYGFVTFKDPEAAMRACQNPSPVIDGRRANCNLASLGAHKTRPPTPQHGSGRFRPTSGLAAPPSYQGFSSAYINQPTNQYTFPYSSYGFTGYSQDTMYPLNYYNLYGGQQLSPYFTAGSPASPGMFQNMYPFYAQYAQSSQAQGFGIQYPQMLQYPYLPQQYGTTGILSLPSSMPVTTSSTGVTTTTIGVTATGTGASSQAPAATSEQNSST; encoded by the exons ATGGTGGGTGGTAACAATACAGGAGAATACAATGACACAACTTTTACCAAAATCTTTGTTGGGGGTTTGGCTTGGGAGACACAAAGAGATACCATGAGACGCTATTTTGAGCAGTTTGGAGAGATCCTTGAGGCTGTTGTTATCACAGACAAGAACACCGGGAGATCTAAGGGTTATGGCTTT GTCACATTCAAGGATCCAGAGGCGGCCATGAGAGCATGTCAAAACCCATCACCTGTCATTGATGGAAGGCGGGCAAACTGCAATCTTGCATCCCTTGGTGCACACAAGACTCGTCCACCAACTCCTCAACATG GTTCTGGGCGATTTAGACCAACATCTGGATTGGCAGCTCCGCCTTCTTATCAAGGCTTCTCATCTGCATACATCAATCAACCTACCAATCAGTACACATTTCCTTATTCATCTTACGG GTTTACTGGATATTCACAAGACACCATGTACCCTTTG AACTACTACAATCTTTATGGCGGCCAACAATTGTCACCTTACTTCACCGCTGGGTCACCAGCAAGTCCAGGAATGTTCCAAAATATGTATCCGTTTTATGCTCAATATGCACAAAGTAGTCAAGCTCAAGGGTTTGGAATTCAATATCCCCAAATGCTGCAGTACCCATATTTGCCTCAGCAGTATGGCACAACTGGAATCCTGTCACTTCCCTCTTCTATGCCAGTGACAACTTCTAGCACAG GTGTAACTACAACAACAATCGGGGTGACTGCAACAGGAACAGGTGCTTCTTCACAAGCACCTGCAGCAACTTCTGAACAAAATTCATCCACCTAA
- the LOC123223183 gene encoding granule-bound starch synthase 1, chloroplastic/amyloplastic-like: protein MVSVAASSFASRSTSPFHHGQGVASGSDPKAIQMKISLMKQTVTHNGLRSLNREDQLYVKTMAKVNSRQAERKKFRRENGRSMGVIVCRSGMNLVFVAAEVAPWSKTGGLGDVHGGLPPAMAAFGHRVMTIAPRYDQYKDAWDTDVIIEVKVGDKIEKVRFFHCYKRGVDRVFVDHPMFLEKVWGKTKSKIYGPITGVDYQDNQLRFSLLCQAALEAPRVLNLNSSKYFSGPYGEDVVFIANDWHTALLPCYLKSMYKDKGIYESAKVAFCIHNIVYQGRFAFADFALLNLPNEFKGSFDFIDGYDKPIKGRKINWMKAGILEADKVLTVSPHYAQELVSGKDKGVELDNILRKTGVTGIVNGMDVQEWNPSADKYIGVKYDASTVIDAKPLLKEALQAEVGLPVDRNIPVIGFIGRLEEQKGSDILGEAIPQFINENVQIIVLGTGKKAMEKQLEQLEILYPEKARGVAKFNVPLAHMIIAGADFILLPSRFEPCGLIQLHAMRYGTVPIVASTGGLVDTVKEGFTGFQMGSLSVECDAVDPADVNAVSTGVKRALATYGTQALTEMIKNCIAQDLSWKGPAKKWEAVLLSLGVDGSEPGIDREEIAPLAKENVATP from the exons ATGGTAAGTGTTGCTGCTTCAAGCTTTGCATCAAGGAGTACTTCACCTTTCCACCATGGACAGGGTGTAGCATCGGGATCAGATCCAAAAgcaatacaaatgaaaattaGCTTAATGAAACAAACCGTGACCCACAACGGGCTAAGAAGTTTGAACAGAGAGGATCAGTTGTATGTCAAAACCATGGCAAAAGTAAACAGCAGGCAAGCTGAGAGGAAAAAGTTTAGAAGAGAGAATGGCCGGAGCATGGGAGTCATTGTTTGTAGAAGTGGCATGAATTTGGTATTTGTGGCAGCAGAGGTTGCTCCATGGAGCAAAACTGGTGGCCTTGGTGATGTTCATGGAGGTTTGCCACCAGCTATGGCC GCTTTTGGCCACCGTGTAATGACCATAGCTCCCCGTTATGACCAGTACAAAGATGCTTGGGATACGGATGTTATTATTGAG GTTAAAGTTGGagacaaaattgaaaaagttcGCTTTTTCCATTGCTACAAACGAGGAGTTGATCGGGTGTTTGTGGATCATCCTATGTTCCTTGAGAAG GTGTGGGGGAAAACTAAATCCAAAATCTACGGGCCTATAACTGGAGTGGACTACCAAGACAACCAACTTCGATTCAGTTTGTTATGCCAG GCGGCTCTGGAAGCACCAAGGGTTCTAAATCTTAACAGTAGTAAATATTTCTCTGGACCATATG GAGAAGATGTTGTTTTCATTGCCAACGATTGGCATACTGCCCTTCTTCCATGTTACCTCAAATCTATGTACAAAGACAAAGGAATTTACGAAAGTGCCAAA GTTGCTTTTTGCATCCACAATATTGTTTACCAAGGAAGATTTGCATTTGCCGATTTCGCACTTCTCAATCTCCCAAATGAATTTAAAGGCTCTTTTGATTTCATAGATGG GTATGATAAACCCATTAAGGGTAGGAAAATCAATTGGATGAAAGCTGGAATATTAGAAGCAGACAAGGTCTTAACTGTTAGCCCACACTACGCCCAAGAACTTGTTTCTGGCAAAGACAAAGGCGTGGAATTGGATAACATACTTCGTAAAACTGGTGTTACTGGAATTGTGAATGGGATGGATGTCCAAGAGTGGAACCCCTCAGCTGACAAATATATAGGTGTCAAATATGATGCTTCCACT GTGATTGATGCAAAGCCTCTTTTAAAGGAAGCCCTCCAAGCAGAAGTTGGGTTACCAGTTGATAGGAACATCCCTGTCATAGGTTTCATTGGTAGGCTTGAAGAGCAGAAAGGCTCGGACATTCTAGGAGAAGCCATTCCCCAATTTATCAACGAAAATGTTCAGATAATAGTCCTT GGTACTGGTAAAAAAGCAATGGAGAAGCAACTTGAACAACTGGAGATACTGTACCCAGAGAAGGCTAGAGGAGTGGCAAAATTCAATGTGCCTCTAGCCCATATGATAATAGCTGGAGCTGATTTTATTTTGCTTCCAAGCAGATTTGAACCCTGCGGTCTTATACAATTACATGCTATGCGATACGGAACT GTACCCATTGTGGCCTCCACTGGTGGACTGGTTGACACTGTGAAAGAAGGTTTTACAGGATTCCAGATGGGAAGCCTCAGTGTTGAA TGTGATGCTGTGGATCCAGCGGATGTGAATGCGGTGTCCACAGGAGTCAAAAGAGCCCTCGCAACATATGGTACTCAAGCTTTGactgaaatgataaaaaattgcATTGCTCAAGATCTTTCATGGAAA GGACCCGCTAAGAAGTGGGAAGCGGTGCTGCTAAGTTTGGGAGTAGATGGCAGTGAACCTGGAATTGATCGTGAGGAGATTGCTCCGCTTGCTAAGGAAAATGTTGCTACACCATAA
- the LOC123223212 gene encoding pyruvate dehydrogenase E1 component subunit alpha-3, chloroplastic, giving the protein MATSLYSPTKFVNPLFVNARSHDKPLFDPLKISTSFLGSTHKLRPTSLQINHPTIHRRSAVVAVSDVVKEKKVQSSSNLLITKEEGLELYEDMILGRAFEDMCAQMYYRGKMFGFVHLYNGQEAVSTGFIKLLKKEDSVVSTYRDHVHALSKGVPARAVMSELFGKTTGCCRGQGGSMHVFSKEHNLIGGFAFIGEGIPIATGAAFTSKYRREVLKEADCDHVTLAFFGDGTCNNGQFFECLNMAALWKLPIVFVVENNLWAIGMSHLRATSDPQIYKKGPAFGMPGVHVDGMDVLKVREVAQEAIGRARRGEGPTLVECETYRFRGHSLADPDELRDPAEKAHYAARDPITALKKHLIESKLASEAELKAIEKKIDEVVEDAVEFADASPHPARSQLLENVFVDPKGFGIGPDGRYRCEDPKFTEGTAHV; this is encoded by the exons ATGGCTACCTCTTTATACTCCCCGACAAAATTTGTCAATCCTTTATTTGTTAACGCTAGATCCCATGACAAGCCTCTCTTTGATCCTCTGAAAATCTCTACTTCTTTTCTTGGATCTACTCACAAACTTCGACCTACTTCTCTTCAAATTAATCATCCTACTATCCACCGTCGATCTGCTGTTGTTGCTGTCTCTGATGTTGTTAAGGAGAAGAAGGTCCAGTCTAGTTCAAACCTG TTGATTACAAAAGAGGAAGGATTAGAGCTATATGAAGATATGATTCTTGGTAGGGCTTTTGAGGACATGTGCGCACAGATGTACTATAGAGGCaaaatgtttggttttgttCACCTCTACAATGGTCAAGAAGCTGTTTCAACTGGTTTTATTAAGCTTTTGAAGAAGGAGGATTCTGTTGTGAGTACATATCGTGATCACGTGCATGCCCTGAGTAAGGGAGTCCCAGCACGTGCTGTTATGAGCGAGCTCTTTGGCAAGACCACTGGATGCTGCAGAGGCCAAGGTGGATCAATGCATGTGTTCTCAAAAGAACACAATTTGATTGGTGGGTTTGCATTTATTGGTGAGGGAATTCCAATTGCCACAGGTGCAGCCTTCACCTCCAAGTACAGGAGGGAGGTGTTGAAGGAGGCAGATTGTGATCATGTGACATTGGCATTTTTTGGTGATGGAACTTGTAACAACGGGCAGTTCTTTGAGTGCTTGAACATGGCAGCACTGTGGAAGTTGCCCATTGTGTTTGTTGTGGAGAATAACTTATGGGCAATTGGAATGTCACATTTGAGGGCAACATCAGATCCTCAAATTTATAAGAAGGGACCAGCATTTGGGATGCCCGGTGTTCATGTTGATGGGATGGATGTTCTGAAGGTGAGGGAAGTAGCCCAGGAGGCAATTGGAAGAGCTAGGAGAGGCGAAGGGCCAACTTTAGTAGAATGTGAGACATACAGATTTAGAGGACATTCATTGGCTGACCCTGATGAGCTTCGTGACCCTG CTGAGAAGGCTCACTATGCTGCTAGGGATCCTATCACAGCATTGAAGAAACACTTGATTGAGAGCAAGCTGGCAAGCGAAGCAGAGTTGAAGGCCATAGAGAAAAAGATTGACGAGGTGGTTGAGGATGCAGTTGAGTTTGCTGATGCAAGTCCTCACCCAGCTCGTAGCCAGCTGCTTGAGAATGTATTTGTGGATCCAAAAGGTTTTGGTATTGGACCTGATGGGCGTTATAGATGTGAGGATCCCAAATTCACTGAGGGCACTGCTCATGTCTAA
- the LOC123223211 gene encoding conserved oligomeric Golgi complex subunit 4-like — protein MSAIPTLSSEDQHNEETALPSSVKWGTPEALAYVRTLTDVGAMTRLLHECIAYQRALDVDLDSLLSQRSDLDKHLFQLQKSAEVLEIVKADSDHMLSNVRSTSDLADQVSGKVRELDLAQSRVNDTLLRIDAIVERNNCLDGVRTAMDEENFEAAANYVQRFLEIDGKYKDSGSEQRKQLMAAKKQLEGIVKKRVVAAVDQRDHGTILRFIKLYSPLGIEEEGLQVYVGYLKKVIGMRSRMEYDNLVELIEQSQDETKVDFVSCLTNFFKDIVLAIEENDVILRGLCGEDGIVYAVCELQEECDSRGGMVLKKYMEYRKLAKLSSEINAQNMNLLTAGMTECPDPREVELYVEEILTLMQLGEDYTGYMVSKIKSLSSVDPELVPRATKAFKSGSFNKVLQDITGFYVIFEGFFMVENVRKAIRIDEPALDSLTTSMVDDTFYVIQSCLRRAISTSNISSVIAILSGATSLLNNEYHEALQQKTREPNLGAKMFLGGVGVQKTGTEIATALNNIDVSSEYVLKLKHEIEEKCAEVFPAPGDREKVKSCLSDLADLCKTFKQALNTGMEQLVATIAPRIRPVLDSVATISYELSEAEYADNEVNDPWVQMLLHAVETNAAWLQLLMTVNNYDTFVHLIIDFIVKRLEVIMMQKRFSQLGGLQLDRDARALVSHFSSMTQRTVRDKFARLTQMATILNLEKVSEILDFWGENSGPMTWRLTPAEVRRVLGVRVDFKPEAIAALKL, from the exons ATGTCGGCGATTCCAACGCTGTCGTCGGAAGACCAACACAATGAGGAGACAGCTCTCCCGTCCTCTGTGAAATGGGGGACACCAGAAGCCTTAGCTTATGTCCGTACTCTAACCGACGTAGGCGCCATGACGCGTCTACTCCACGAATGTATCGCTTACCAACGGGCGCTCGACGTCGATCTCGACAGCCTCCTCTCACAACGCAGTGACCTCGACAAGCACCTTTTCCAACTCCAGAAATCCGCTGAAGTACTTGAGATAGTAAAGGCCGATTCGGATCACATGCTCTCTAACGTCCGTTCCACCAGCGATCTCGCTGATCAAGTTAGCGGCAAAGTCCGAGAGCTAGACTTGGCTCAGTCTCGTGTCAATGACACTCTCCTTCGCATTGATGCTATCGTGGAAAGGAACAACTGTTTAGACGGCGTTAGAACTGCTATGGATGAAGAGAATTTCGAAGCGGCGGCCAATTATGTCCAAAGGTTTCTTGAAATTGATGGCAAGTACAAGGACTCAGGATCTGAGCAGAGGAAACAATTAATGGCGGCGAAAAAGCAATTGGAAGGGATTGTTAAGAAACGTGTGGTAGCGGCAGTGGATCAGAGAGATCACGGTAcgattttaagatttataaagCTTTATTCTCCGTTAGGAATAGAAGAAGAGGGATTGCAGGTCTATGTAGGGTATTTGAAGAAAGTTATAGGGATGAGATCGAGGATGGAGTATGATAATTTGGTGGAATTGATAGAGCAGAGTCAAGATGAAACTAAAGTTGATTTTGTTTCCTGTTTGACTAATTTCTTTAAGGATATTGTGCTTGCTATTGAGGAAAATGATGTGATTTTGAGGGGTTTGTGTGGAGAGGATGGGATTGTTTATGCTGTATGTGAGTTACAAGAGGAATGTGATTCAAGGGGAGGTATGGTTTTGAAGAAATATATGGAGTATAGAAAATTGGCTAAGCTATCCTCTGAGATTAATGCTCAGAATATGAATTTACTAACTGCGGGTATGACTGAATGTCCTGATCCAAGAGAGGTTGAGTTGTATGTGGAAGAAATTTTGACATTGATGCAACTGGGTGAGGATTATACTGGATATATGGTGTCTAAGATTAAGAGTTTAAGCTCTGTGGATCCGGAGTTGGTGCCACGAGCTACCAAGGCTTTTAAGAGTGGAAGTTTTAACAAGGTTTTGCAAGATATTACTGGGTTTTACGTGATTTTTGAGGGATTCTTTATGGTGGAGAATGTGAGAAAGGCTATTAGAATTGATGAGCCTGCACTTGATAGCCTTACCACATCTATGGTGGATGATACTTTTTATGTTATCCAGAGTTGTTTGAGAAGGGCAATATCCACTTCAAACATCAGCTCTGTGATTGCTATCTTGAGTGGTGCAACTAGTTTGTTAAACAATGAATACCATGAGGCATTGCAACAGAAAACAAGGGAGCCAAACCTTGGGGCAAAAATGTTCTTGGGTGGTGTTGGTGTGCAGAAGACTGGGACAGAGATTGCAACAGCTTTGAATAATATTGATGTGAGTAGTGAGTATGTCCTGAAACTGAAGCATGAGATTGAAGAAAAATGTGCAGAG GTATTCCCTGCACCTGGTGATAGGGAAAAGGTTAAGTCTTGTTTATCTGATTTGGCCGATCTGTGCAAAACTTTCAAGCAAGCCCTGAATACTGGCATGGAACAACTTGTGGCAACCATAGCACCCAGAATCCGTCCAGTTTTAGACAGTGTTGCAACCATCAGCTATGAGCTATCAGAGGCTGAATATGCTGATAATGAAGTTAATGATCCATGGGTTCAGATGCTTCTCCATGCCGTTGAGACAAATGCAGCATGGCTCCAGCTGCTAATGACTGTTAACAACTATGACACATTTGTTCACTTGATAATTGATTTCATTGTTAAGAGGCTTGAAGTGATCATGATGCAGAAAAGGTTCAGTCAACTTGGTGGTCTGCAGCTCGACAGAGATGCCAGGGCTCTGGTAAGCCATTTCTCTAGCATGACTCAGAGGACAGTTAGAGATAAGTTTGCTCGCCTTACACAAATGGCAACAATTCTCAACTTGGAAAAGGTATCTGAGATTCTAGATTTCTGGGGTGAGAACTCTGGTCCAATGACCTGGAGACTAACCCCAGCTGAGGTTAGGCGAGTTCTTGGTGTAAGGGTTGATTTTAAACCTGAAGCAATAGCTGCTCTGAAGTTGTAA